The following coding sequences lie in one Alosa sapidissima isolate fAloSap1 chromosome 15, fAloSap1.pri, whole genome shotgun sequence genomic window:
- the fam168a gene encoding protein FAM168A isoform X2, with the protein MNPVYSPVQPGTPYGNPKNMAYAGYPSGYPTTAPTYTPNLYQTGSPGYPPVLLVKQSWPQNPSGPGATDGSYDLAVDAGSESRQYQASSAAFRYTAGTPYKVPPTQTNGAPPPYSPSPNPYAQAAMYPIRSAFPQQNLYAQGAYYTQPVYAAQPHVIHHTTVVQPNSIPSAIYPAPVPAPRSNGVAMGMVAGTTMAMSAGTLLTTPQHTPIGAHPVTVPTYRPQGTPGYSYVPPHW; encoded by the exons GATACCCATCAGGCTACCCCACCACAGCCCCTACCTACACACCTAACCTCTACCAGACAGGGAGTCCAGGGTATCCACCAG TGCTGCTGGTGAAGCAGAGCTGGCCCCAGAATCCCTCTGGCCCCGGGGCCACTGACGGCTCCTATGACCTGGCCGTGGACGCGGGCTCTGAGAGCAGGCAGTACCAGGCCTCGTCTGCAGCATTCA GATACACCGCCGGGACGCCATACAAAGTGCCCCCCACCCAGACCAATGGAGCCCCCCCACCTTACTCCCCATCCCCCAACCCCTATGCCCAAGCCGCCATGTACCCCATCAGAAGTGCCTTCCCCCAGCAGAACCTCTATGCTCAG GGTGCTTACTACACACAGCCTGTGTATGCGGCCCAGCCGCACGTCATCCACCACACCACGGTGGTGCAGCCCAACAGCATCCCCTCTGCCATCTACCCTGCGCCAGTTCCTGCCCCGCGCTCCAACGGCGTGGCCATGGGCATGGTGGCCGGCACCACCATGGCCATGTCAGCAG GTACTCTGCTGACCACTCCTCAGCATACCCCTATAGGAGCTCATCCCGTCACCGTGCCAACATACAGGCCCCAAGGAACCCCTGGGTACAGCTATGTGCCACCTCACTGGTAG
- the LOC121684630 gene encoding P2Y purinoceptor 3, with amino-acid sequence MAAGDAETLTYEVFYQNTTFPSFPFSSSSSSSSSSTKLPSCTYNEDFKRYLLPAVYSLVFVLGLPLNFVVILRIWRTRKALTRSQIYMLNLAVADFLYVCSLPLLIFNYASHDYWPFGDLTCRLVRFQFYSNLHGSIFFLTCISLQRYLGICHPLATWHKQGGRRLAWTVCAGVWLAVALLCVPTFQFASTGTQRNRTVCYDLSVPERSRQYFPYGIALTCLGFLLPFLAVVVCYCLMARVLCLRRAGSAGEASREQRSKAARMIVIVVLVFVVSFLPFHITKTMYLLVRILPQAPCQVRNLFSVIYKCTRPFASMNSVLDPILFYFTQPQFRRSTRSLMLRFTTIRDKSTFV; translated from the coding sequence ATGGCCGCTGGAGATGCTGAAACCCTCACTTACGAGGTCTTCTACCAAAATACAACCTTTCCTTCttttcccttctcctcctcctcctcctcctcctcttcgtctACTAAACTGCCCTCCTGCACCTACAATGAAGACTTTAAGCGCTACCTCCTCCCTGCCGTCTACAGCCTGGTGTTCGTGCTGGGCCTCCCGCTCAACTTCGTGGTCATCCTGCGCATCTGGAGGACGCGCAAGGCGCTGACCCGCAGCCAGATCTACATGCTCAACCTGGCGGTGGCCGACTTCCTGTACGTCTGCTCGCTGCCGCTGCTTATCTTCAATTACGCCAGCCACGACTACTGGCCCTTCGGCGACCTGACCTGCCGCCTGGTGCGCTTCCAGTTCTACAGCAACCTGCACGGCTCCATCTTCTTCCTCACCTGCATCAGCCTGCAGCGCTACCTGGGCATCTGCCACCCGCTGGCCACCTGGCACAAGCAGGGCGGCCGGCGGCTGGCGTGGACGGTGTGCGCCGGCGTGTGGCTGGCCGTGGCGCTCCTCTGCGTGCCCACGTTCCAGTTCGCCTCCACGGGCACGCAGCGCAACCGCACCGTCTGCTACGACCTGAGCGTGCCCGAGCGCTCGCGCCAGTACTTCCCCTATGGCATCGCCCTCACCTGCCTGGGCTTCCTGCTGCCCTTCCTGGCCGTTGTGGTGTGCTACTGCCTCATGGCGCGGGTGCTGTGCCTACGGCGGGCCGGCAGTGCCGGCGAGGCCAGCCGCGAGCAGCGGAGCAAGGCGGCGCGCATGATCGTCATCGTGGTGCTGGTGTTCGTGGTCAGCTTCTTGCCCTTCCACATCACCAAGACCATGTACCTGCTGGTGCGCATTCTGCCCCAGGCGCCCTGCCAGGTCAGGAACCTCTTCTCGGTCATCTACAAGTGCACGCGGCCCTTCGCCAGCATGAACAGCGTGCTGGACCCCATCCTCTTCTACTTCACGCAGCCGCAGTTCCGCCGCAGCACGCGCTCGCTCATGCTCAGGTTCACCACGATCCGTGACAAGAGCACGTTCGtgtga